One Alkalibaculum bacchi DNA window includes the following coding sequences:
- a CDS encoding accessory gene regulator ArgB-like protein, giving the protein MNVFEKITDSFIQNGVIPSEDKDLYTYGLEQGTLMVLNIATTIVIGIVLRMVWQSILLTLVYIPLRTYAGGYHARTQFRCYIFSIGTMSVTLLGIKLIPWTSIICLMVALCAGSIVFLFAPVEDSNKPLDQMEIVIYRKKTRMILSFLLVVNLLFWILGQKQVLICITMAIGLLAMMLVVGKVKKY; this is encoded by the coding sequence ATGAATGTATTCGAGAAAATTACAGATTCATTTATTCAGAACGGAGTAATACCCTCTGAGGATAAAGACTTATACACCTATGGACTGGAACAAGGAACATTGATGGTGCTTAATATTGCCACAACGATTGTTATCGGTATCGTATTGAGAATGGTATGGCAAAGCATCCTATTGACGCTTGTGTATATCCCTCTTAGAACATATGCAGGGGGGTATCATGCAAGAACGCAGTTTAGATGTTACATATTTTCAATAGGAACCATGTCAGTAACCCTTTTAGGGATAAAGTTGATACCTTGGACAAGTATTATTTGTTTGATGGTTGCACTCTGCGCAGGGAGTATAGTCTTCTTGTTTGCACCGGTAGAGGATAGTAACAAACCTTTGGATCAAATGGAAATTGTGATTTATAGAAAGAAAACAAGAATGATTTTAAGTTTTTTACTGGTGGTAAATTTGTTATTTTGGATTTTGGGACAAAAACAAGTATTAATCTGTATTACAATGGCAATTGGATTGCTTGCAATGATGCTTGTGGTGGGTAAGGTTAAGAAATACTAA
- a CDS encoding cyclic lactone autoinducer peptide, whose translation MKRIAMKFSGMIASLALTVTIMNVNSACIFLVHQPKLPEGAQKLRKF comes from the coding sequence ATGAAAAGAATCGCAATGAAGTTTAGTGGAATGATCGCAAGTTTAGCGCTGACGGTCACGATTATGAATGTAAATTCAGCGTGTATATTTCTTGTACATCAACCAAAGCTACCAGAAGGTGCCCAAAAGCTCCGCAAATTTTAA
- a CDS encoding integrase core domain-containing protein, whose translation MLHSDNGSPMKGATMLEKLYALGITPSNSRPRVSNDNAYAESLFKTVKYRPNYQPKGFPTIEEARQWAYEFVQWYNFEHHHSGINFLTPVQRHSEDFGLDVLVKRKAVYEEAKQTNPQRWSRETRDWSISETVYLNPEKEEVEGKVEKVS comes from the coding sequence GTGCTTCATTCTGACAATGGTAGCCCTATGAAAGGTGCCACTATGCTTGAAAAACTTTATGCACTAGGGATCACCCCTTCAAACAGTAGACCACGTGTCAGCAATGACAATGCTTATGCTGAAAGTTTATTTAAAACAGTGAAATATCGCCCTAATTATCAGCCTAAAGGCTTTCCCACCATCGAGGAAGCCCGTCAATGGGCATATGAATTTGTTCAATGGTACAACTTTGAACATCATCACAGTGGAATTAACTTTCTAACCCCTGTACAACGCCATAGTGAAGATTTTGGACTAGATGTCCTAGTAAAACGTAAAGCAGTATATGAAGAGGCAAAACAAACAAATCCACAACGCTGGTCACGAGAGACAAGAGATTGGTCAATCTCTGAGACAGTATACTTAAATCCAGAAAAAGAAGAAGTAGAAGGTAAGGTAGAAAAAGTGTCATAA
- a CDS encoding sensor histidine kinase: MDISLYNLVYIITNIFGTYIIYKFMSVFFNRKEVNRKIELLSYLGYFIMITIVYLFIKIPVVMMICNISAFIGLSLNYKANIKKRILAVTYIYLISMCVEIIVIILLSGMRFTIFSENEYSISYSLIVLKVVTYIVVLVLGKFVNVKHSESVPMSYWVCIILMPVSSLYIILILFQTQDIMLLQVIVGIIFMLLINFATFYLFDRTSETLSNKMEAALLTKQNEYYNEQFNLMRNSLKSTRQIKHDLINHLTVIYSLVHDNEIEHSLDHISKMLYTIGEKKEHAHSGNIIVDSILNFKLQELEQKNIKIALDLNVPEEMDIPSFDMTIILGNLLDNAVSAVCKLTEERYINIIIKYDRGRFILNIDNPFEGKIAKEDDTFLTTKEDKANHGIGLQSIKTVLAKYNGTIDISHNEKVFSVTLFMYIELSESNGC, from the coding sequence ATGGATATAAGCTTATATAATCTGGTATACATTATCACTAATATCTTTGGAACATATATTATTTACAAATTTATGAGTGTTTTTTTTAATAGAAAAGAAGTTAACAGAAAGATAGAGTTATTATCATATCTTGGATATTTTATAATGATAACAATTGTATATTTATTTATTAAAATACCTGTGGTTATGATGATATGCAATATAAGTGCTTTTATTGGATTGTCTCTTAATTACAAAGCGAATATAAAAAAAAGGATTTTGGCTGTTACTTATATATACTTGATTTCCATGTGTGTTGAAATAATTGTAATAATACTTTTGTCAGGGATGCGTTTCACAATTTTCTCGGAAAATGAATATTCAATTTCTTATAGCCTAATAGTTCTAAAAGTGGTTACATATATAGTTGTTTTAGTTTTAGGAAAATTTGTAAATGTTAAGCATAGTGAAAGTGTTCCGATGTCATATTGGGTATGTATAATATTAATGCCTGTATCATCTCTATATATAATTTTAATTTTATTTCAAACACAAGATATCATGTTACTACAAGTGATAGTAGGTATCATTTTCATGTTATTAATTAATTTTGCAACATTCTATTTATTTGATAGAACTTCGGAGACTTTATCAAACAAAATGGAAGCAGCATTACTCACCAAGCAAAATGAATATTACAATGAACAATTCAATCTTATGAGAAATTCCTTGAAATCAACACGACAAATAAAGCATGACTTAATAAATCATCTCACAGTAATATATTCGCTAGTCCATGATAATGAAATAGAGCATTCACTTGACCATATATCTAAAATGCTATACACAATTGGTGAAAAAAAGGAACATGCACATTCAGGAAACATAATTGTAGACAGTATTCTAAATTTTAAACTTCAAGAATTAGAACAAAAAAATATAAAAATTGCACTTGATCTTAATGTACCAGAAGAAATGGATATTCCCTCTTTTGATATGACAATCATATTAGGAAATTTACTTGATAATGCAGTGTCGGCTGTCTGCAAGTTAACGGAAGAAAGATATATCAATATTATCATAAAATATGATAGGGGGCGGTTTATATTAAATATCGATAATCCGTTTGAAGGGAAAATAGCTAAAGAGGATGATACGTTCCTGACAACAAAGGAGGATAAAGCGAATCATGGAATTGGTCTACAAAGCATCAAAACTGTTTTAGCAAAATATAATGGGACTATAGATATTTCACATAACGAGAAAGTATTTTCTGTAACACTATTCATGTATATCGAATTATCTGAGAGCAATGGCTGTTAA
- a CDS encoding helix-turn-helix domain-containing protein: protein MISPVDRSKAVELIEEAIQSGATLDAACKEVGISSRTLNRWKKSAAVDGDYIDHRTTCERKPPSNKLTEFEEHQILNIVHNPKYSSLPPSQIVPMLADEGIYIA from the coding sequence ATGATTAGCCCCGTAGATCGCAGTAAAGCAGTCGAACTAATCGAAGAAGCTATTCAAAGCGGTGCGACCCTTGACGCTGCTTGCAAAGAAGTAGGTATCAGTAGCCGAACATTAAACCGTTGGAAGAAATCAGCTGCCGTAGATGGTGATTATATTGACCACAGAACAACATGTGAACGTAAACCACCTTCTAATAAACTTACGGAATTTGAGGAACATCAAATTCTAAATATAGTACATAATCCGAAATACAGCAGTCTGCCGCCAAGTCAGATTGTTCCAATGTTAGCCGATGAAGGAATCTATATTGCATAA